One Plasmodium vivax chromosome 13, whole genome shotgun sequence genomic region harbors:
- a CDS encoding ATP-dependent transporter, putative (encoded by transcript PVX_085775A; Apicoplast targeted protein. Curated by Stuart Ralph, Walter and Eliza Hall Institute of Medical Research, Australia.) codes for MRTAKWEAIACALVAFLGLTKCMRVRHKVRNAVLLKGGEADTVKPLFLLNKIKNRKLQKRNNVTLHMDNSNEDTSRLSLLKNLDDESKVITQSPEWNEKMPLLEITNLHAMEVEGGKEILKGINLTIFLGEKHTIMGRNGSGKSTLAKVIAGHPYYKVTSGTIKFKGLNLSELPVNVRSLCGIFLAFQYPVELPMVKNNEFLRAALNSHRRQRNEPEISATEFDLLMIEEIKKVGLSSEFLDRPVNYGFSGGEKKRNEILQMLILKPSFCILDETDSGLDVDSFKLTSNVITNFSNEKNSFLIVTHYKKLLELLRPNFIHIMHQGKIIESGDYSLVDKIEAKGYAQFVKDS; via the coding sequence ATGCGAACAGCGAAGTGGGAAGCAATTGCTTGTGCACTGGTTGCATTCCTCGGCCTGACGAAGTGCATGCGGGTTAGGCACAAAGTAAGAAACGCTGTTTTGCTAAAGGGTGGAGAAGCAGATACTGTGAAACCCCTTTTTCTgttgaataaaataaaaaataggaagttgcaaaaaagaaataatgtGACCCTACATATGGACAACTCCAACGAGGACACCAGTAGGTTGTCTTTGCTAAAAAACTTAGATGACGAATCAAAAGTTATTACGCAGTCTCCAGaatggaatgaaaaaatgccCTTACTCGAAATAACCAATTTGCACGCAATGGAAGtagaaggggggaaagaaataCTAAAGGGAATAAAccttaccatttttttaggCGAAAAACATACCATTATGGGGAGAAATGGCTCTGGAAAATCGACGCTAGCTAAGGTAATAGCTGGCCATCCCTATTACAAAGTTACAAGCGGTACTATAAAATTTAAGGGACTCAATTTAAGTGAATTACCTGTTAATGTGAGGTCACTGTGCGGCATATTTTTAGCCTTCCAGTACCCTGTGGAATTACCAATggtgaaaaataatgaatttttaCGAGCCGCGTTGAATAGCCATCGGAGACAAAGAAACGAACCCGAGATCAGTGCCACCGAATTTGACCTCTTAATgattgaagaaataaaaaaagtgggacTCAGTTCGGAATTTTTAGATAGACCTGTTAATTACGGTTTcagtgggggggaaaaaaaaagaaatgaaattttacaaatgcTAATTCTGAAGCCTTCCTTTTGTATCCTAGATGAAACGGACTCCGGTTTAGACGTGGACTCTTTCAAATTAACATCCAATGTGATTACGAATTTTTCCAATGAGaagaattcctttttaattgttACTCATTATAAGAAGCTCCTGGAATTGCTCAGGCCAAATTTTATCCATATCATGCATCAGGGGAAGATTATAGAAAGTGGGGACTACTCTCTCGTGGATAAAATAGAAGCTAAAGGATATGCACAGTTTGTCAAGGATTCGTGA
- a CDS encoding 30S ribosomal protein S9, putative (encoded by transcript PVX_085780A; Apicoplast targeted protein. Curated by Stuart Ralph, Walter and Eliza Hall Institute of Medical Research, Australia.) produces the protein MFLYHVNNNTIILILLCTFLCHVKAENVKNANWPGISSVGRFNYGYARRTRRLDGGHWKGNLKMGGEDRTCGLLDIPMGNPPQLVNILFLRSCHKPIGCNPHYRRRKNFSLFKKKKDKGGATNVKKKEKKVFTEEEIEELRRRAKEKLQPKKKGDADGTPGARTKKGAKRKKSTEQVKGDKKSSEEEVQQLDDTKGADQEEEDLTDYIKSKEDFDKIVDLTKDLINEKEVEYIHKISDCDEELLAYDKREKNIQLNFEDTLFDEGNYMHNYVNNISKFRFDIYNLHNKNEFDRITKYLNYQYIEEVPVEMPTERSYNIGLKKYFYQVVCDLVGKYRDKFENEPYAGGEEQSGGDHLVEDQSGGDLPNAQETPSSRLSLQKGKLNQHDADTGGGEDSQILNNFLKENKKEASKTTTMERIENMASVIQPTHEDIMNKYMTHDLYNLLCDIKDEYDYMFENGGLEKFSFDQNRKTHKEKLIFSGKKKRAVAMVFLQRGNNNLIINNRDGYQYLQYQIFNINKIFSPLLHLCMHRHFNVVARVVGGGLSGQSVAIFHALVKYIVYNLSLKIKPYFRSFKFMTVDSRKVERKKYGLKKARKRKQYSKR, from the coding sequence atgtttttatatcatGTGAATAACAACACAATTATACTAATTCTGTTATGCACATTCCTGTGCCACGTGAAGgctgaaaatgtgaagaatgCAAACTGGCCAGGAATAAGCAGTGTGGGACGATTTAATTATGGGTATGCGAGAAGAACGAGACGGTTGGACGGGGGGCACTGGAAGGGTAATTTGAAGATGGGGGGAGAAGATAGAACATGTGGACTACTGGACATCCCCATGGGAAATCCACCACAATTGGTAAACATCCTCTTCTTACGTAGTTGCCACAAACCCATTGGGTGTAATCCCCATTaccgaaggaggaaaaacttttccctttttaaaaagaaaaaagataaaggTGGAGCAACAAATGttaagaagaaagaaaagaaggtattcacagaagaagaaatagAAGAACTCCGTCGAAGAGCCAAGGAAAAACTACAACCCAAAAAGAAAGGCGACGCTGATGGGACCCCTGGTGCTaggacaaaaaagggggcaaaaaggaaaaaaagcacaGAACAAGTTAAGggtgataaaaaaagcagcgaagaagaagtacaaCAGTTGGATGATACAAAAGGTGCAGAtcaggaagaggaagacctAACCGATTACATAAAAAGCAAAGAAGATTTTGACAAAATAGTAGACCTAACCAAAGATTTGATAAACGAAAAAGAGGTAGaatatatacacaaaataaGCGACTGTGATGAGGAGTTGTTAGCATATGataagagagaaaaaaatattcagcTGAATTTTGAAGACACCCTCTTCGACGAGGGGAACTACATGCACAATTACGTCAACAACATTAGCAAGTTTCGCTTTGACATTTACAATCTGCATAACAAGAACGAATTTGATAGAATTACTAAATATTTGAACTATCAGTATATAGAGGAGGTGCCCGTGGAGATGCCCACGGAGCGTAGCTACAACATTGGGCTGAAGAAATATTTCTACCAGGTTGTGTGCGACTTGGTGGGGAAGTACCGGGACAAGTTTGAGAATGAGCCGtacgcggggggggaggagcagtcGGGGGGCGACCATCTGGTGGAAGACCAATCGGGGGGTGACCTACCGAACGCACAGGAAACGCCCAGCTCCCGCTTATCCCTGCAGAAGGGCAAACTAAACCAGCACGATGCTGAcacaggagggggagaggacAGCCAAATTTTGAACAATTTCttgaaggaaaacaaaaaggaagcaagCAAAACGACAACCATGGAGAGGATAGAAAACATGGCCAGCGTAATCCAGCCAACTCATGAAGATATTATGAACAAATATATGACCCACGATTTGTATAATCTGCTATGCGATATTAAGGATGAATATGATTACATGTTTGAAAATGGAGGGCTGGAGAAATTCTCCTTTGATCAAAACAGAAAAACACATAAGGAGAAGCTAATATTttcagggaaaaaaaaaagagccgTAGCTATGGTTttcctccaaagggggaacaacAATTTGATAATAAACAACAGGGATGGATATCAATACCTGCAGTaccaaatttttaacataaataaaatattcagCCCTCTACTCCATCTGTGCATGCACAGACATTTCAATGTCGTGGCCAGGGTCGTTGGAGGGGGGTTGTCGGGGCAGAGTGTGGCCATATTCCACGCCCTCGTCAAGTACATCGTGTACAACTTGTCGCTGAAAATAAAGCCCTATTTCCGCTCCTTCAAGTTTATGACTGTGGATAGTAGAAAggtggagaggaagaagtacgGGCTGAAGAAGGccaggaagaggaagcagtACAGTAAGCGTTAA
- a CDS encoding hypothetical protein (encoded by transcript PVX_085785A), with amino-acid sequence MEFLKNMFQELLKKKDQLLQCSKLSVLLSDPFTFFFMCIFLFVLTSIMTYLYCFCKGYETRRSPRIHKMSKKVR; translated from the exons atggagttcctaaaaaatatgtttcaAGAActgctgaagaagaaggaccAACTGTTGCAATGTTCAAAGTTATCCGTATTGTTAAGCGACCCCTTcaccttcttttttat GTGCATATTTCTGTTCGTCCTCACGAGCATAATGACATACCTGTACTGCTTTTGCAAGGGCTATGAAACGAGAAGG aGCCCCAGGATACACAAAATGTCCAAAAAGGTCAGGTAA
- a CDS encoding Sperm-specific protein Don juan, putative (encoded by transcript PVX_085790A), with protein MSKASDNNKNLEDQRTNFDEKDKKKLFLYGYEQQLLYGRINWKLAEKKKITKYPINTMKNLWNHSIANCLPQFIENYSKDVEKLNEMKKKKKLNIAQKIKKKKKLTPAKVQFTKQRSNISMNRVIKGVSLDYKKLNTHTFKNKKVVTSILKKKTINKTIDKQKKAPEMKNKNAQLTKQKTKKVINMKKAPNTTKPKEDTKSDKMKKDDKTKKNGKVSKGEKEKKEEKAKKSVKKDAKAADGKAQKGDKPKTEDKKEKAKSEKAVIKKIDKGNKGKDKKVEKVEKKDEKKAEKKVEKKDEKKDEKKAEKKEEKKAEKKDEKKEEKKGDSKVDKKPGKKDDKKEGKKDDKKEDKKDDKKAEKKAEKKDDKKVEKKADKKDEKKADKKAEKKADKKDDKKEDKKDDKKDDKKVKKNILKTQKTKK; from the exons ATGAGCAAGGCGTctgataataataaaaatttggaggATCAAAG AACAAACTTCGatgaaaaggataaaaaaaaattgttcttgTATGGTTACGAACAGCAGCTGCTTTATG GACGAATTAATTGGAAACTGgccgaaaaaaagaaaataactaAATACCCCATAAACACTATGAAAAATTTGTGGAACCACAGCATAGCTAACTG CTTGCCCCAGTTTATAGAGAACTACTCCAAAGACGTGGAAAAGCtgaacgaaatgaaaaaaaaaaaaaaattgaacattgcacagaaaataaaaaaaaaaaaaaagctgacACCAGCCAAAGTACAATTCACGAAACAACGCTCAAATATTTCGATGAACCGAGTGATTAAAGGAGTGAGCTTAGATTACAAGAAATTAAATACGCATacgtttaaaaataaaaaagttgtcacttccattttgaagaaaaaaacgataaaCAAAACCATTGACAAGCAGAAGAAAGCAcccgaaatgaaaaataaaaatgcgcaaTTAACCAAACAAAAAACCAAAAAGGTAATCAACATGAAGAAGGCACCCAACACAACCAAACCGAAGGAAGATACCAAAAGcgacaaaatgaagaaggacGATAAGACAAAGAAGAACGGAAAGGTCAGCaaaggcgaaaaggaaaagaaagaagaaaaggccAAAAAGAGCGTCAAAAAGGATGCCAAAGCGGCAGACGGaaaggcgcaaaaaggggacaagCCCAAGACGGAGgataagaaggaaaaggcgaaGAGTGAAAAGGCTGTCATAAAGAAAATCGACAAGGGTAACAAGGGAAAGGACAAGAAGGTGGAGAAGGTGGAGAAGAAGGATGAAAAGAAGGCGGAAAAGAAGGTAGAAAAGAAGGACGAAAAGAAGGACGAAAAGAAGgcggaaaagaaggaagaaaagaaggcggaaaagaaggacgaaaagaaggaagaaaagaaggggGACAGCAAGGTGGACAAGAAGCCCGGCAAGAAGGACGACAAGAAGGAAGGCAAGAAGGACGACAAGAAGGAAGACAAGAAGGACGacaaaaaggcagaaaaaaaagcagaaaaaaaagacgataagaaggtggaaaaaaaggcagacaAAAAGGACGAAAAGAAGGCAGACAAgaaggcggaaaaaaaggctgACAAGAAAGACgacaaaaaggaggacaaGAAAGACGATAAGAAAGACGACAAAAAGGtcaagaaaaacattttgaaaacgCAGAAAACGAAGAAGTAG
- a CDS encoding hypothetical protein, conserved (encoded by transcript PVX_085795A): MLPLLTVSTSQPGRSLSREDVETLIRKCYRDKLVYGFVKWKEFDRKEFKQRHSVNTFKNIWRMIKRRFDGYKKEYHAVMQEAAREAKEIIAENKERKKNAHLSVLSPLSSKVSLSNISLLRNFTRVNSLMFKACSNYYSPLNSSKQGSPQNSFFPSKKRISKDKEREPPKGVTDYIKRNIKDIQRRSEFLDLYFLVISLIHQDKKYALLKKMEELYYQNRVIKCCSNLNQTHNNKILIFVKRILEISLGPCSSLKSMCTKSLEKKFGSSKYIDSKNCITVEIDEMIYPFSKDFINYKTFYNLCKRNLHLSCNKVICFFIPLPKKPNHLVFKNGLFHYFDTPILTHNKLDEDVYNYVYVMQKYFLSFKFWQFYLSYQGIDKMKKLFNREVDELNSFFDLNYTKKDTLIRGKNQFPNFTKKVHLFLLLFDYNIEHLISLSLYVIKLYLKMRKKRDLTYIRIVKMLNFSLHPVGKKKIRRFYFSHLRFIHGVLLKLGSRLPRRLPR; this comes from the exons ATGTTGCCTCTGCTCACCGTTTCGACTTCTCAACCCGGCAGATCCTTGTCCAGGGAGGACGTAGAAACGCTCATCAGGAAATGCTACCGGGATAAGTTGGTATACG ggTTCGTCAAATGGAAGGAGTTCGACAGGAAGGAATTTAAGCAGCGCCACTCTGTGAACACGTTTAAGAATATCTGGAGAATGATCAAAAGGAG gttCGACGGCTACAAAAAGGAGTACCACGCGGTGATGCAGGAAGCCGCGAGAGAAGCGAAGGAAATCATTGCGGAGAacaaggagaggaagaaaaacgcGCACCTAAGTGTGTTATCGCCTCTAAGCTCCAAGGTGTCCCTCTCAAACATATCCCTGTTGAGGAACTTCACGCGCGTGAACAGCCTCATGTTCAAAGCCTGCAGCAACTATTACAGCCCGCTGAATAGCTCCAAGCAGGGCAGTCCCCagaattccttttttccaagtaaaaaaaggatatcAAAGGATAAGGAAAGGGAACCTCCCAAAGGGGTCACAGACtacataaaaagaaacattaAAGATATCCAAAGACGAAGTGAATTTTTGGACCTCTACTTCCTAGTCATCTCGCTAATCCAccaagataaaaaatatgccttgctaaaaaaaatggaagagtTGTATTATCAAAATAGGGTCATCAAATGCTGCAGCAATTTGAACCAAAcgcataataataaaattttaatttttgtaaaacggATTCTAGAAATCAGTCTAGGACCCTGCAGCAGCTTAAAAAGCATGTGCACAAAAAGTCTGGAGAAAAAATTCGGCAGCAGCAAATACATTGACAGCAAAAACTGCATCACCGTCGAAATTGACGAAATGATTTACCCCTTCAGTAAAGATTTTATCAACTACAAAACTTTCTACAATTTGTGTAAAAGGAATTTGCACCTCAGCTGCAATAAAGTGATAtgcttttttattcccctccCCAAAAAACCAAACCACTtggtatttaaaaatggactCTTCCACTATTTTGACACCCCCATCTTAACCCACAACAAATTAGATGAAGATGTATACAACTACGTCTAtgttatgcaaaaatattttctctcctttaAGTTTTGGCAATTTTACCTATCCTATCAAGGCAtagacaaaatgaaaaaactttTCAATAGAGAAGTGGATGAATTAAATTCCTTCTTCGATTtgaattatacaaaaaaggatacATTAATTCGGGGAAAAAATCAATTTCctaattttacaaaaaaggtacacctctttttgctccttttcgaTTACAACATTGAGCACTTAATTTCTTTATCTCTTTACGTCATCAAACTGTATttgaaaatgcgaaaaaaaagagaccTCACTTACATTAGGATTGTCAAAATGTTGAATTTTTCGCTCCACCcggtggggaagaagaaaatcaggcgcttttatttttctcaccTTCGATTTATTCACGGCGTTCTTCTCAAACTGGGCTCTCGCTTGCCGCGGCGCCTTCCTCGGTGA
- a CDS encoding hypothetical protein (encoded by transcript PVX_085800A) — MVTKGGAKKKAKVRAYDIEESKKIFLYAYEHQLKNEKVNWKRAEESKVTSHSASSMRSHYVNCIKHEVSLYLEMYSEEVAKLFNKVKKWKKEEKKKKMILFQSSSLVKQRSNISLDRVTKGKSKNYNKFNSLIISKAFSMKGNRSVSSKQNCSINRRNVATANKKKSKKDTTVCSSASATASGGRTKGQPGAPKSSLKKKKIKKVKFAQKDPLAVKDKKIDKKIDKNVAKSAAKSTAKNAPKGAAKNAAKCVAKIALQNNAIPSSNVERTNNPPNNSFNTDMSDKTEKRKSEKERGKHTRVSENYQMEAKDISQGSTESRHVKKKVKEENETQMNVDGTVHCQRGSNALNEVGHIKIPGEEHLHQKYHLESRPAKRHSDKNSPLQSRAKRGKHYAANCNSKEFIRTSKPYDTKMSSGNVREGKRSSISSIFGYIYDKIFR, encoded by the coding sequence ATGGTCACCAAGGGCGGCGCGAAGAAGAAGGCAAAGGTGAGGGCCTACGACATTGAGGAGTCCAAAAAGATATTCCTATACGCCTACGAACACCaactgaaaaatgaaaaggttaACTGGAAAAGGGCAGAGGAGTCCAAAGTGACCAGCCACAGTGCGAGCTCGATGAGGAGTCACTACGTGAATTGCATAAAACATGAAGTGTCTTTGTACCTGGAGATGTACTCAGAGGAAGTTGCTAAGCTATTTAAcaaagtgaagaagtggaaaaaggaagaaaaaaaaaaaaaaatgatccttTTTCAGAGCAGCTCGCTGGTGAAGCAGAGGTCCAATATTTCTCTAGACAGAGTAAccaaggggaaaagcaaaaactataacaaatttaattCGCTTATAATTAGTAAAGCCTTTTCCATGAAGGGCAACCGCAGCGTGAGTAGCAAGCAGAACTGCTCCATCAACAGAAGAAACGTGGCCACTGCgaataagaagaagagcaaaaaggaCACGACCGTTTGCTCCAGTGCTTCTGCTACCGCGAGCGGTGGCAGGACGAAGGGCCAGCCGGGAGCACCCAAAAGCAGCctcaagaagaaaaaaataaagaaagtaaaatttgcacaaaaagaTCCCCTTGCAGtcaaggataaaaaaatagacaaaaaaatagacaaaaATGTGGCCAAAAGTGCGGCCAAAAGTACGGCCAAAAATGCGCCCAAAGGTGCTGCCAAAAACGCGGCCAAATGTGTAGCCAAAATTGCGCTCCAAAACAACGCAATCCCTAGCAGCAATGTAGAAAGAACAAATAACCCCCCCAATAATTCGTTCAATACAGATATGAGTGATAAgacggaaaaaaggaaaagcgaaaaggaacGGGGGAAGCACACGCGAGTGTCCGAAAATTACCAAATGGAAGCAAAGGACATATCCCAAGGGAGCACCGAAAGTAggcatgttaaaaaaaaggtaaaggaGGAGAATGAAACGCAAATGAACGTAGACGGAACGGTTCATTGCCAACGAGGGAGCAACGCATTGAACGAAGTGGGCCACATAAAAATACCTGGCGAAGAGCACCTGCACCAGAAGTACCATCTCGAGTCTAGGCCAGCAAAACGGCACAGCGATAAAAATTCTCCCCTTCAGAGCAGAGCGAAGAGGGGCAAACACTACGCAGCTAACTGCAACTCGAAGGAGTTCATCAGGACTAGTAAGCCATACGACACGAAAATGTCAAGTGGAAACGTTagggaggggaaaagaagtTCCATCAGCTCTATTTTTGGGTACATTTACGATAAAATATTCCgctga
- a CDS encoding ubiquitin-conjugating enzyme E2, putative (encoded by transcript PVX_085805A), protein MRNFPYRGAKPPKRTVTFYIFIYSPLKDEEKWFFPVANDSTLTRNLSEIQGYAKDNAHVLHNAESAFEQSQSSYAKDFRNSLNGHSLSSNQKDSEETIKKNPDELKLGGLSKRRLEKERLELLNQNENTIKLIQEYSDKWIIQIKGAENTLYSNETFKMQFKFTEKYPIESPEVIFIGEPPIHPHIYSNGHICLSILYDHWSPVLSVNSICLSIISMLSSCTKKRKPIDDMLYCSAGPKVSPKNMRWMFHDDKV, encoded by the exons ATGAGAAACTTCCCCTACCGTGGGGCGAAACCACCCAAACGGACAGTCACCTTTTACATCTTCATTTATTCCCCTTTAAAGGATGAGGAGAAATGGTTCTTTCCGGTGGCGAATGACAGCACGCTGACGAG gaacCTCAGCGAAATCCAGGGCTACGCCAAGGACAACGCACACGTGCTACATAACGCAGAGTCCGCGTTTGAACAGAGCCAGTCGAGCTACGCGAAGGATTTTCGAAATTCCCTAAACGGCCACAGCCTCTCTTCCAATCAAAAGGACAGTGAAGAAACGATAAAAAAGAATCCAGATGAGCTCAAGTTAGGAGGTCTCTCAAAGAGAAGactggaaaaggaaagactGGAGCTGCTaaatcaaaatgaaaacaccATCAAATTAATACAAGAGTATTCAGATAAATGGATAATACAAATTAAGGGCGCAGAAAACACCTTGTACTCAAATGAAACCTTTAAAATGCAATTTAAGTTTACCGAGAAGTATCCGATAG aGAGCCCAGAAGTGATATTCATCGGAGAACCGCCAATCCACCCACACATTTACAGCAATGGGCACATCTGCCTGTCAATTTTATATGACCACTGGTCTCCTGTCTTGTCAGTTAATTCCATATGCCTGTCCATCATTTCGATGCTTTCAAGCTGcacgaaaaagagaaagcCCATCGACGACATGCTCTACTGTTCTGCTGGCCCAAAGGTTTCCCCCAAAAATATGAGGTGGATGTTTCACGACGATAAGGTGTAG
- a CDS encoding ubiquitin conjugating enzyme, putative (encoded by transcript PVX_085810A) has protein sequence MVTLKEAISNVFTNLNNDQKREILNVLIHILQKIIENPSRAKFRSLKKDNKTFINKLLHFNGSDAVLRCLGFEEVTAAKL, from the exons atggtaaCATTGAAAGAGGCCATATCTAATGTTTTCacaaatttaaat AATGACCAAAAGAGGGAAATACTCAACGTATTGATCCACATTCTTCAAAA AATTATTGAAAATCCCTCGAGGGCAAAGTTTAGATCCTTAAAAAAGGACAACAAAACGTTTATTAATAAG CTGCTGCATTTCAATGGATCTGACGCTGTCCTGAGGTGCCTTGGGTTCGAGGAGGTAACGGCGGCCAAACTGTGA
- a CDS encoding N-myristoyltransferase, putative (encoded by transcript PVX_085815A) has protein sequence MNDDNKEFSGRDIYQLIKNAKDKIKIDYKFWYTQPVPKINDEFNESVNEPFISDNKVEDVRKDEYKLPPGYSWYVCDVKDEKDRSEIYTLLTDNYVEDDDNIFRFNYSAEFLLWALTSPNYLKTWHIGVKYDASNKLIGFISAIPTDICIHKRTIKMAEVNFLCVHKTLRSKRLAPVLIKEITRRINLENIWQAIYTAGVYLPKPVSDARYYHRSINVKKLIEIGFSSLNSRLTMSRAIKLYRVEDTLNIKNMRLMKKKDVEGVHKLLGSYLEQFNLYAVFTKEEIAHWFLPIENVIYTYVNEENGKIKDMISFYSLPSQILGNDKYSTLNAAYSFYNVTTTATFKQLMQDAILLAKRNNFDVFNALEVMQNKSVFEDLKFGEGDGSLKYYLYNWKCASFAPAHVGIVLL, from the exons ATGAACGATGATAAT AAGGAATTTTCCGGGAGAGACATATACCagctaataaaaaatgccaagGATAAGATCAAAATCGATTACAAGTTTTGGTACACGCAGCCCGTGCCCAAAATAAATGACGAGTTTAACGAATCG gtgaACGAGCCATTCATAAGTGACAACAAAGTGGAGGATGTCCGAAAG gATGAGTACAAACTGCCGCCGGGATACTCCTGGTACGTGTGCGACGTGAAGGACGAAAAGGACCGGAGCGAAATTTACACGCTGCTCACAGACAACTACGTAGAAGACGACGACAACATCTTCCGGTTCAACTACTCTGCGGAGTTTTTACTATGGGCTTTGACCTCtccaaattatttaaaaacgtGGCACATTGGCGTAAAGTATGACGCGTCTAATAAGCTAATCGGATTTATAAGCGCCATCCCGACGGATATATGCATTCATAAGAGAACGATCAAAATGGCGGAAGTTAATTTCTTATGCGTCCACAAAACTTTGAGGTCGAAACGGCTAGCTCCAGTCttaattaaagaaataacGAGGAGGATCAATTTAGAAAACATATGGCAAGCTATCTACACAGCAGGGGTTTATTTGCCCAAGCCAGTAAGTGACGCAAGGTATTACCACAGATCTattaatgtgaaaaaattgatcGAAATAGGTTTTTCCTCCCTAAACTCTAGACTAACCATGAGTAGGGCCATTAAACTGTATAGAGTTGAGGatacattaaatataaaaaatatgagacttatgaagaagaaggacgTCGAAGGGGTACATAAATTGTTGGGCAGTTACTTAGagcaatttaatttatatgctGTTTTTACGAAAGAAGAAATTGCCCACTGGTTTCTTCCCATcgaaaatgttatttatacTTATgtgaatgaagaaaatggaaaaataaaagacatgatttctttttattctttacCGTCTCAAATTTTGGGAAATGATAAGTATAGCACGTTGAATGCTGCCTACTCCTTTTACAACGTCACCACGACAGCCACGTTCAAACAGTTGATGCAGGATGCCATTCTCCTGGCCAAGAGGAACAACTTTGACGTGTTTAACGCGCTGGAAGTGATGCAGAACAAATCCGTCTTTGAGGACTTGAAGTTCGGCGAGGGCGACGGGTCGCTCAAGTACTACCTCTACAACTGGAAGTGCGCCTCCTTCGCCCCCGCGCACGTCGGCATTGTGCTGCTCTGA